A single region of the Polymorphum gilvum SL003B-26A1 genome encodes:
- the dapE gene encoding succinyl-diaminopimelate desuccinylase: protein MTDMQDIAVSLAQDLIRCPSVTPAEGGALQLLQERLEGAGFSVQRLTFSDTDTPDVENLFASIGHGAPHFVFAGHTDVVPAGATADWSHGPFDGVIDAGLLYGRGAVDMKGGIAAFAAAALAFVAERGTDFGGTISFLITGDEEGPAVNGTVKLLDWARAQGHVFDACIVGEPTNPVRLGDAIKIGRRGSLSGIVAVTGIQGHVAYPHLAHNPIPNLLRLLAALQALKLDEGNARFEPSNLEIVNLEVGNAAFNVIPARAEARFNIRYNDEWTLDGLKAKVTAVIEAAADRSCDWSLEFRRDASESFLTRDDRLIEGLADAVEAETGQRPDLSTGGGTSDARFIKDYCPVVEFGLVGQTMHKVDECVAVVDLKRLAAIYRRFLDGYFPVAGAE, encoded by the coding sequence ATGACCGACATGCAAGATATCGCCGTTTCCTTGGCCCAGGACCTGATCCGGTGCCCGTCGGTGACGCCGGCCGAAGGCGGCGCTCTGCAACTGCTGCAGGAGCGACTGGAGGGTGCAGGCTTCTCCGTTCAGCGGCTGACATTTTCTGACACCGATACCCCTGACGTCGAGAACCTGTTCGCGTCGATCGGCCATGGCGCTCCCCATTTCGTCTTCGCCGGCCATACCGACGTGGTTCCTGCCGGAGCAACTGCCGACTGGAGCCACGGTCCCTTCGACGGCGTCATCGACGCCGGCCTGCTTTATGGCCGCGGCGCGGTCGACATGAAGGGCGGCATCGCGGCCTTTGCCGCCGCCGCCCTCGCCTTCGTCGCCGAGCGGGGGACCGACTTCGGCGGTACGATCTCCTTCCTCATCACGGGCGACGAAGAAGGGCCTGCGGTCAACGGCACGGTCAAGCTGCTTGACTGGGCGCGTGCCCAGGGACATGTCTTCGACGCTTGCATCGTCGGCGAGCCGACCAATCCGGTGCGCCTCGGCGATGCCATCAAGATCGGCCGCCGCGGGTCGCTGTCGGGCATTGTCGCCGTGACGGGCATCCAGGGGCATGTTGCCTATCCGCATCTGGCGCACAATCCGATTCCGAACCTCTTGCGGCTCCTCGCTGCGCTGCAGGCGTTGAAGCTCGATGAGGGCAACGCGCGGTTCGAGCCGTCCAATCTCGAGATCGTCAATCTCGAGGTCGGCAACGCCGCCTTCAACGTCATTCCGGCTCGGGCGGAGGCGCGCTTCAACATACGCTACAACGACGAGTGGACCCTGGACGGACTGAAGGCGAAGGTGACGGCCGTGATCGAGGCGGCCGCTGACCGATCCTGCGACTGGTCACTGGAGTTCCGGCGCGATGCCAGCGAATCCTTCCTCACCCGCGACGACCGGCTGATCGAGGGACTTGCCGACGCGGTCGAGGCCGAGACGGGTCAGCGTCCGGACCTGTCCACCGGTGGCGGCACGTCCGATGCGCGCTTCATCAAGGACTATTGCCCGGTGGTCGAATTCGGACTTGTCGGGCAGACCATGCATAAGGTCGACGAATGCGTCGCAGTTGTCGATCTCAAGCGACTGGCCGCGATCTACCGCCGGTTCCTGGATGGCTATTTTCCCGTGGCCGGAGCGGAGTGA
- a CDS encoding DUF805 domain-containing protein, whose amino-acid sequence MAQAPFSANITPGFVWLFLSPIGRLSREPYWLGFLMVWAVIAIAARMWFTTLDPSVGIEQLTIVNFMDSNPLFPFLFLFLQWVELSLVIKRLQDAGLTGFLALLIFVPLLNVVVILVLGFLPGTAGPNRYGPVPNSYYRRK is encoded by the coding sequence ATGGCGCAAGCACCTTTTTCGGCCAACATCACTCCAGGGTTTGTATGGCTGTTCCTGAGCCCGATCGGGCGCCTCTCGCGCGAGCCCTATTGGCTCGGCTTCCTGATGGTCTGGGCGGTGATCGCCATCGCTGCGCGGATGTGGTTCACCACGCTCGACCCCTCGGTCGGCATCGAGCAGCTCACGATCGTCAATTTTATGGATTCCAACCCGCTGTTTCCGTTTCTGTTTTTGTTCCTGCAGTGGGTCGAGTTGTCGCTCGTCATCAAGCGGCTTCAGGATGCGGGGTTGACCGGGTTCCTCGCGCTTCTGATCTTTGTGCCGCTGCTGAACGTCGTGGTGATCCTGGTCCTCGGTTTCCTTCCGGGCACGGCCGGGCCCAATCGCTACGGGCCGGTCCCGAACAGCTATTATCGCCGCAAATAG
- a CDS encoding DUF2189 domain-containing protein — protein MQEQGTTAPVPPAVRRDPVVNAIGITDIVDALAAGLRDFRRAPQFGLFFGAIYAGGGLLIILTASAFQMSYLSYPLAAGFALIGPFIAVGLYEVSRRLEAGETLSWPSVLGVVWAQRGREISWMAFVVLFVLIMWMYQVRLLLALFLGFQSFATFGEFVSEVVSTPEGLMFLLVGHVVGAILSVILFSLTVISFPLLMDRDRDFITAMITSVRAVVTSPLPMVGWAIVVTVTLIISMMPAFMGLLVTLPVLGHTTWHLYRRCVAPEPAATVAST, from the coding sequence ATGCAGGAGCAAGGAACGACCGCACCGGTCCCGCCGGCCGTGCGGCGGGATCCGGTCGTCAACGCAATCGGAATCACCGATATCGTCGACGCGCTGGCGGCGGGCCTGCGCGATTTCCGTCGTGCGCCGCAATTCGGCCTGTTCTTCGGCGCCATCTACGCTGGCGGCGGCCTGCTGATCATCCTGACCGCCTCGGCTTTCCAGATGAGTTATCTGAGCTATCCCCTCGCTGCCGGCTTCGCCCTCATCGGCCCGTTCATCGCCGTCGGCCTGTATGAGGTCAGCCGCCGCCTCGAAGCCGGTGAGACGCTGTCGTGGCCGTCCGTGCTAGGTGTGGTCTGGGCCCAGCGTGGTCGGGAGATCTCCTGGATGGCCTTCGTCGTGTTGTTCGTGTTGATCATGTGGATGTACCAGGTCCGCCTGCTGCTGGCCCTATTCCTCGGCTTCCAGTCCTTCGCCACCTTCGGCGAATTCGTCTCCGAGGTGGTCAGCACTCCGGAAGGTCTGATGTTCCTGCTGGTCGGCCACGTCGTCGGTGCGATCCTGTCGGTAATCCTGTTTTCGCTGACCGTGATCTCGTTCCCGCTTCTGATGGACCGGGACCGCGACTTCATCACCGCCATGATCACCAGCGTGCGCGCCGTCGTCACCTCGCCCTTGCCGATGGTCGGTTGGGCAATCGTCGTGACGGTGACGCTGATCATCTCCATGATGCCGGCCTTCATGGGCCTGCTGGTCACCTTGCCGGTGCTCGGCCACACGACCTGGCATCTGTACCGTCGCTGCGTGGCGCCTGAGCCCGCGGCGACAGTCGCATCGACCTAG
- the truA gene encoding tRNA pseudouridine(38-40) synthase TruA: MPRYKLTIEYDGRPFCGWQRQANGPSVQAVIERAVKAFCGEEVTIGGAGRTDTGVHATGQVAHVDLSRDWPADTVLGALNFHCQPDPVALLACEKMHAGFDSRFSAIRRAYRYRIVNRVPPLTYERGLAWHVKPPLDAEAMHAAAQVFVGHHDFTTFRHARCQAKSPVKTLEFFAVRREGDVVVAECASRSFLHNQVRSMVGTLRLVGEGRWDAQTVREALAARNRKACGPVAPPDGLYLTRVDYRPVSEDLAALAARRWHAAGLAAPDAADDGEA; encoded by the coding sequence ATGCCGCGATACAAGCTGACGATCGAATACGACGGGCGGCCGTTCTGCGGCTGGCAGCGCCAGGCGAACGGCCCATCCGTGCAGGCGGTCATCGAGCGCGCGGTGAAGGCCTTCTGCGGTGAAGAGGTCACTATTGGCGGAGCAGGACGCACGGACACCGGCGTTCACGCTACCGGACAGGTTGCCCATGTCGACCTATCCCGCGACTGGCCGGCAGACACAGTCCTCGGAGCGCTGAACTTCCACTGTCAACCCGACCCGGTCGCTCTGCTCGCCTGTGAGAAGATGCACGCTGGCTTCGACTCGCGTTTTTCGGCGATCCGCCGCGCCTACCGCTACCGGATCGTCAACAGGGTGCCGCCGCTGACTTACGAGCGCGGGCTTGCCTGGCATGTCAAGCCACCGCTCGATGCGGAGGCGATGCATGCCGCCGCCCAGGTCTTCGTCGGCCATCACGACTTCACCACGTTCCGTCATGCCCGCTGCCAGGCGAAGAGCCCGGTCAAGACCCTGGAGTTCTTTGCCGTACGGCGCGAAGGCGATGTCGTCGTCGCCGAATGTGCGTCGCGCTCCTTCCTGCACAATCAGGTCCGCTCGATGGTCGGCACCCTGAGGCTCGTCGGCGAGGGGCGCTGGGATGCGCAGACCGTCCGGGAGGCGCTGGCCGCACGCAACCGCAAAGCCTGCGGTCCGGTCGCCCCGCCCGACGGGCTCTATCTGACCCGGGTCGACTACCGGCCCGTGTCGGAGGACCTGGCGGCGCTTGCCGCCCGCCGTTGGCACGCTGCCGGACTTGCTGCGCCCGACGCCGCCGACGACGGCGAAGCCTAG